In Cumulibacter soli, the genomic window GCGAGCTACGTCCATCGAGAAGTGCTCTTCGATATTGCGCAGCCCCCCTCTCGCTAGCCGTTCCCACAACTCGCGGTCGGTGTAGGCGCGGATGATCTGCTGCGCGAATCCCTCGGCGTCGTCCGCGACGAGCACGTCCTCGCCCGGCGTCAGGTGCATGCCCTCGACAGCGATGGTGGTCCCAATCACCGGTTGCCCGTGCGCCATCGCGAGGTTGATTTTTCCCTTGACCCCGGCGCCGAACCGCAGCGGTGCGACGGTGAGTTTGACGTCATCCATCATCGGGTCGATGTCCTCGACAAACCCGTGGATTGTCACGCCCGGGTGACCCTCCAGCGACTTGATCTCCTCAGTGGGGTCGGCGCCGACGACGTGTAGGTGCACGTCGGGAAGTTCCGCGTGCACCAGCGGGAAGATCTCGGTAACCAGCCATTGGACAGCATCGATATTCGGGGTGTGGGTGAATCCACCGACGAACACGATGTCCTTGCGATCTTCGAACGAGGACCCTGCCCCGGCGACCTCATGCACATTGCTCAGCAACGTGACGTGTTCACCGGGGGCGTCCGCGGCGAGGACATCAACCTCGGTTCCGGAGACGACGACCGTCGTGTCGGCCGCGGCGACGAGCCCGAGTTCGATCTGGCGGGTCTTCAACGCCGTGCGCGCGACAGCAGCGCTGCGCGAGACCTCTGCGGTTCGGCGTTCACGCAGATAGTGCAGGTCGACGGTGTCGAAAATCAGCTTCGCCTGCGGCGCGTAACGACGGATCAATTGAACCATTTCCGAGAGCACGTAGTGCCGACTCACCCACACCGCATCGAAGCGCGCGCCATGATTGCGGAACCAGGTGGGGCGGGCTCCGGCGTACGGCGCGTACCAGACTTCGATGCCCAATCGCTGCATCGCCTTGGTGTACTCGCCTTGGTACAGACCGTCGGCCGGGAAGTAGACGACGTGCACGCCTTCCTCGACCAGTAGCCGCATGATGTTCATCAGCCGGACCGACCCGGAGTCTTTGTCCGGGAACGGGGTCAGGGCGTCCATGATCAGCACTTGCTTCTGATCACGGTGCAGCAGGGCAGGCTCGGGAATCGTGCCCGCGGCGAGGTGTCCGGCAAGCGCGGCGACCCGATGCTCGGCAAACCGCTCTTTGTTGCGCAGTTGATAGGCCTTCACACCGCTGCCGGTGCTCGTGCCATTCGAGACGCCTTCATCGTGCAATACCTGCGCCTGAGGTGCGACGACAACCGTCTTACCTGCCTCACGCACCGCGAATGCCAGATCGGTGTCTTCGTAGTACGCCGGTGCGTACCGCGGATCGAAGCCGCCCACCTCATCGAAGAGCGCCTTGTCGATCATCAGGACAGCGCCACTGACGTAATCGCACTCGCGCAGATAGGAAAACCGCGGGTCATTCGGCGACTCGCCGCGCCCGTAGTTCCAGCCCGACCCGTCGGCGAACACCACGCCCCCGGCCTCCTGCAGGACGCCGTCCGCGAAGATCAGTTGCGAGCCAACGATGCCGATCTTCTGGTCTCGCTCGGCGGTCGCGACCAGTTCGTCCAGCCAGCCCGGTTGCGGGACGGTGTCGTTGTTCAGAAACAGCACCCGCCGACCGCGGGCCTGCGCAGCGCCATCATTACAGGCTGCGATGAAGCCGCCGTTGCTGGCGCGGCGGTGATAGCGCACACCGGTCCATTGTTCGAGTTCTACCTGCGTGGCGTCGCTCGAACCGTCATCGACCACGACGACCTCGAAAGAGGTCTGCGGCGGATGTTCGGCGAGCGCTACCAGGCAGGCGCGGGTGTGCGCGAACTGGTTGTAGACCGGTATCACGATGGTGACTTCGGGGCTCTGGCTGCTCGCGACGGCCGGGCGGTTTGATCCCTCGGACGGCCGGTACAACTCAAGGCGGCGCGGCGCGGGAACCCGTTTGAGCCGGACCGCTACGCGCCGCAGCGTGCCGCGCACGCCGCGGGTTCGCAAACTGTTCACGGCAAGTCGCTTAATACCTGCCGCGCGATCAAGGAGGTATCGCAGATGAGTGCGCATTTCGTCGGCTACGCGTTCTTCAGTGCCTGCCCGTCACGCTCGATGGCCTCAGCCAGCGCGGCGCGCCATTCGGGCATCGGCGGCAGACCGGCATCGGCCCATTCACTCCACGAGAGCACCGAGTACGGCGGGCGCGGGGCCGGCCGCACGAACGCGTCCGAGGTGGTCGGTTCGACCCGCTGGGGGTCCAGGCCGTTCAATTCGAAGATCGCGCGGGTGAAGTCGAACCAGGAGCACTGACCGCCGCCGGTGCAGTGGTAGTAACCGGCGGGTGCATCGGAGGTCGCGAGCTCCAGCAGGTTGATCGCCAGGTGACGGGTCCAGGTGGGCGAACCGACCTGGTCATCGACCACGGAGAGGGTGTCATTGGTCGTCGAAAGTTTGAGCATGGTTTTGACGAAGTTCGGTCCGTACGCGCCGTACACCCAGGCGGTGCGGACGACGTACGCCGTGTCGGGAGCGATCTCGCGGATCGCCTTGTCGCCGGCATCCTTCGTGCGTCCGTACGCGGTCTTGGGGACCGTAACGTCGGTGGGCTTGTACGGCTCTGCCGCATCACCGGCGAAGGTGTAGTCGGTGGAGACGTGGATCAGTCGGCAGCGGTTGCCGATCGCGACAGCGAGGTTGCGTGGGCCGTCGGCGTTGACCTTGTAGGCGACCTCCTCGTCGGATTCGGCGTTGTCCACCGCGGTGTACGCCGCCGCGTTGATCACCACAGGGATTCCTGGCTCAGTCGAGTTCAGGAACGCGTCGATCACCGTGGTGGTGGACGCGGCATCGGTGATATCGATATCGCCGACGTCCACGCCGGTGACCTGCGGCTGGGTCACACCGTGCGCGGCGAGCAGCAGCATGAGTTCAGTGCCCAGCTGCCCGCGGGCGCCGACGACGAGGAAGCGGTGTCCGGTCAGTGCCGTCACCGCGCGGGCCGAGAGATCATGTGAGTTACTCATCGCCCTCGAATGTAGCGCGAGCAGGCAGCGCTTGGACGTGATCAGCGCCGTGTCCGGCGGCAGTTCGATGGCGACCGCCTCACAG contains:
- a CDS encoding glycosyltransferase is translated as MNSLRTRGVRGTLRRVAVRLKRVPAPRRLELYRPSEGSNRPAVASSQSPEVTIVIPVYNQFAHTRACLVALAEHPPQTSFEVVVVDDGSSDATQVELEQWTGVRYHRRASNGGFIAACNDGAAQARGRRVLFLNNDTVPQPGWLDELVATAERDQKIGIVGSQLIFADGVLQEAGGVVFADGSGWNYGRGESPNDPRFSYLRECDYVSGAVLMIDKALFDEVGGFDPRYAPAYYEDTDLAFAVREAGKTVVVAPQAQVLHDEGVSNGTSTGSGVKAYQLRNKERFAEHRVAALAGHLAAGTIPEPALLHRDQKQVLIMDALTPFPDKDSGSVRLMNIMRLLVEEGVHVVYFPADGLYQGEYTKAMQRLGIEVWYAPYAGARPTWFRNHGARFDAVWVSRHYVLSEMVQLIRRYAPQAKLIFDTVDLHYLRERRTAEVSRSAAVARTALKTRQIELGLVAAADTTVVVSGTEVDVLAADAPGEHVTLLSNVHEVAGAGSSFEDRKDIVFVGGFTHTPNIDAVQWLVTEIFPLVHAELPDVHLHVVGADPTEEIKSLEGHPGVTIHGFVEDIDPMMDDVKLTVAPLRFGAGVKGKINLAMAHGQPVIGTTIAVEGMHLTPGEDVLVADDAEGFAQQIIRAYTDRELWERLARGGLRNIEEHFSMDVARRVVRELFELDSE
- the rfbD gene encoding dTDP-4-dehydrorhamnose reductase; translation: MSNSHDLSARAVTALTGHRFLVVGARGQLGTELMLLLAAHGVTQPQVTGVDVGDIDITDAASTTTVIDAFLNSTEPGIPVVINAAAYTAVDNAESDEEVAYKVNADGPRNLAVAIGNRCRLIHVSTDYTFAGDAAEPYKPTDVTVPKTAYGRTKDAGDKAIREIAPDTAYVVRTAWVYGAYGPNFVKTMLKLSTTNDTLSVVDDQVGSPTWTRHLAINLLELATSDAPAGYYHCTGGGQCSWFDFTRAIFELNGLDPQRVEPTTSDAFVRPAPRPPYSVLSWSEWADAGLPPMPEWRAALAEAIERDGQALKNA